DNA sequence from the Trichocoleus desertorum ATA4-8-CV12 genome:
ATGCAGATTCGCAGCTTCGTGGGAAAACTCACCTGGCTCACAGGAAAGAATTGTGGCGATCTTGAGGCGACGGGCTAGTTCTAAAGTCTGGGTACTTAACGGTTCATCGACTTGAATCCCTTGAGTCCGATTCATATCCAAGATCACCAAGGCGATTTCGGCAGCAGTCGCTTCAAATTGCTGCAATAGCGATCGCACAGAAATGCCAGTGCCAGAAATATCGCTCGGATCACCATCAATAGGCATTAGATAGTCTTGGCCCTGATAGCAAGCTCCATAACCGCTGAAGAAACACCAAACTAAATCTCCAGGCTGCACAAACTGCTGACACAGGTCATCAATCCAAGCTTGCAGCGTTCCTTGCGTAGGATAGGTAGCCCGCTCCCTTCTGGTTGAAGAAGTGTCCGTGAACAGTAAGCATTGCTCAGCCGGGAATCCCGCCTCCTCCACCAAGAAATCACGCAGGGCTTGAGCATCCTGCTGGGCATACCTTAAAGGCTGCAAGAACTGATATTGATTGATACCAATTGCGATCGCCCAGTGATTCACCATGCTGAATGCCCTAGATTCTTACTAGATAGTGTGCCCAGAAGGTCGCCTAAATAAATATGAACCCTACCCTCTGTTTTAGCTCAGCTCAAGCGGCATGCTGTGGGTTGAAAAGTGAGAAATAAGATAACGTTTTCTTAAAAATCAAGCACCTTACAAGTTGGTTCAGCCGTCACAGATCACAACCCTGTAGAGACGAGCAACAGCACTATCTGGCTGCCTTATTAGGCATCGAACTCAGACAACAATTGCACATCTAAAAATAAAAACGTAACTTCCAAATTCCGTCTATAGTCTAGGTTAATTCTGCGTCATTATGAATTAAATTTCTAATAGCTAACTCATATGAACTGCTTAAACATAGTCCTGCCTGATGGGTGTCCTGTTTGACCCAGTTCCAATCTTTAAATATATTGAGTAGTCTTGCTGAGTGATCGCGTAAGGAGCTAGCAGCAAACATGCGAGAGTTTCACCCTTCCCCAATGCATTCTTCTCCACTCCCGCAACTTCTGAGCTTGGCGACCTGCTTGGGATTAGCGGGTAGTGTTTGGTTCACCCAAGCTGCGATCGCTCCTCAGGCGGCTCAAGCTTATACCGCCAGAGTAGATGTGGCCCTAGACCGACGAACAGGTGAGAGCTATGAGACGCTCATGCGCCGAGCTGAAATTGCGGCTAGGGCTGCTGCTCAGCGAAGCTTCGATCGCGACATTTTAACCAGTCAAGTGTCTATCATTGTCTCTGCTGAAAGTGCAGGTTCGATAGTGCCCGTGCTGAATTTAGATGTCAGCCGTACTCAATGGCGCAGCCGCCCCGATCCGCAGCGATGGGCAACCTACTTTCGGACTTCTCAAGCTTTGTTACGGCTAAATCAAGGTGTGGCGGAAGAGACAGCGCCCCCTCAAGCAGCTCCACCAGCTCCTGCTGCCCCTTCTCAACCCACTACAGTACCAGTAGCACCCACACCAGGAACTATCCCAGGAACCAGAGTTCCCGCAGGTAGTGGTGCCCCTGGTACACAAGCTGCACCCGCAGGTGGAATCGGAGCAGGTGCTGGAACCGGAACTGCTGCTCCAGGCGCTACAGGTACAGGTACTACAGGTGGAACCGGAACTGCTGCTCCGGGTGGAACTGCTGCGCCTGGTACTACAGGTGGAACTGGAACTGGCACTGGGACTGCTGCTCCAGGTGGAACTGCTCCAGGTGGAACCGGAACTGCTGCTCCGGGTGGAACTGCTCCAGGTGGAACTACTGCGCCTGCTGGTGGTACCCCAGGAACCGGAACTACTACACCAACTACTGGTACAGGCGTTGGAACGGGAGCGGGGACTGGAACCGATACAACAGTTCCGGGGACAGTTCCTGGTACTGGTACTGGCGTTGGAACCGGAGCAGGGACTGGGACCGACACAACAGTTCCGGGGACAGTTCCTGGTACTGGTACTGGAGCAGGTACTGGCAATACAACCGGGCCTAGCACTACTGTTCCAGGTGGCGTCACGGGTACGGGTACAGGCGTTGGAACGGGAGCAGGGACTGGAACCGATACAACAGTTCCGGGGACAGTTCCTGGTACTGGTACTGGAGCGGGTACTGGCAATAGAACCGGGCCTAGCACTACTGTTCCAGGTGGCGTCACGGGTACGGGTACAGGCGTTGGAACGGGAGCAGGGACTGGAACCGACACAACAGTTCCGGGGACAGCTCCTGGTACTGGTACCGGAACCGGTACTGGCAATACAACCGGGCCTAGCACTACTGTTCCAGGTGGGGTCACGGGTACGGGTACAGGCGTTGGAACCGGAGCGGGGACTGGAACCGACACAACAGTTCCGGGGACAGTTCCTGGTACGGGTACAGGAACGGGTACTGGCAATAGAACCGGGCCTAGCACTACTGTTCCAGGTGGGGTCACGGGTACGGGTACAGGCGTTGGAACCGGAGCAGGGACTGGAACCGACACAACAGTTCCGGGGACAGTTCCTGGTACGGGTACAGGAACGGGTACTGGCAATAGAACCGGGCCTAGCACTACTGTTCCAGGTGGGGTCACGGGTACGGGTACAGGCGTTGGAACCGGAGCAGGACAGGGTGGCACTACCGGTACAGGAACGGGAACAGGTAGCGGCACTCAAATAACTCCGAATGGATCTGGTACTCTTGCACCTGGAGTAACCACAACGCCTGGAAATCAAGGGCCAGTCATTACGACTCCGAACGGTCAAACTGTTGCCCCCGGAGCTCAACCGACTGGGACGGTAACACCAGGAATAAACAGAACGACCGCACCAGGTACTGGTACAATCACAACGCCCAACAACGGTTCTTTTACTATTACAACTCCTAGCGGGCAAGTCATTACACCCACTGCACAGCCTAATGGGACAACAGCTCCAAATCAATCAACTAATGAGGTAAATCGTTAGCTAGCGACGGAAGCCCGGCGCTGTACTTGAAAAGTCAGCGTCGGGATAGGGAGTCCGGCGGTGAGGAGTCTCACCCCGAACGATGCCACAGGCGAGTGGAGTAGGTGAGCGACGAATCGCCAACCTATCGAGCAAATAAAAGGCTTGAAGTCTATTCATGGCAAGGGTTTCAAGGTATAATTTAGATGGTTTAACAACCCACCTGACCGCATCGAACAGACAGGCAAACTTCAAAGTAGAGGTTCGACTCTTGCCGCAGGCAGATCGGTAGTTCAGGGAAGCTGTTTTCTCCAACTGGTCGCCATGGCGTAAATCCAAGAGAAGCAAAAGCAAAAGTTATCAACCTGCGGAAGGCGGGTTGCTGCCTGGGTGGTAGGCAACTATCACGGGAGTCAGTGGGATGTGCTGCGAATGCAGACATGACCAAAACCTCCAGAAGCTGTGTCAGACCAATACTTTGCTTGCAAGGTGGAGGCAGTGGCTGTTGAAACAGGAAGCCCGTGCTGTATTGCTTGCAATCAGCGTCGGGTACTTCACTTCTCAGCTATCTCGCAAATCGAAATTACTGGCAAGCCGCAAGAACCTTGGTTTAAATGGAGGCATCATGCCCTAGAATAGGAGGGTTGTCTAAAAATTGCGATCGCCGCACGGACGAGCATGGCTGTTCCTAAGAAGAAAACATCCAAGTCTAAGCGAGATATGCGGAAGGCGACCTGGAAGCGCAAAGCGGCGTTGCAGGCGCAAAAAGCTCTCTCTCTTGGCAAATCTATTTTGACCGGACGTTCTAAGGGCTTTGTCTATCCCAATGACGAAGAAGGGGAAGATGAAGAGTCTTAAGCTGCGACTTGATTGCAGACAGATTCATGATGGGGGCAAGCGGTTGCCCCTTTTTTATTGCGCCAGATTTTATTGCTCCTAACTGGGGCGATCCTCAGAAATCTGTTACACCGTAATAAAGAGGTAGGGAATAGCAACCCAACTCCTCTGATGCTGTTCTTGAGGATTTCGCCTTATGTTAGGAAAATTTTTTCAAAAACCAGGCTCAGAGTATAGCGATCGCGTTCCTCCCGGTCAACACTTGACCAACGGCTTCCCAGTATTAACCTACGGCCAAACGCCGAGCGTAGATCGAGCAACCTGGCAGTTTCGGGTGTGGGGCTGCGCCAAAGAGGTGACCTTCACGTGGGAAGACTTCATGGCGATGCCGCAAAGTGACTTCACAGCTGATTTCCACTGTGTCACCACTTGGTCAAAACTGGATGTGCAGTGGACTGGGGTGAAGGTGTTGGACTTCATGAAACAGGTAGAAGTAGACCCCAAAGCCGCTCACATCATGGAGCACTGCTATGGCAGCTACACGACGAATATTGCCATAGAAGACTTTTTAAGAGAAGAAAACTTCTTTGCTCACACCTTATTTGGTGAACCGCTTCCTGCTGATCATGGAGGGCCTTTACGCTTGGTTGTGCCTCACCTCTATGCCTGGAAGAGTGCTAAATGGATTAATGGTCTAGAGTTCTTAGACAAAGAGGAGTTAGGCTTTTGGGAGCGCAACGGCTACCACCGACGCGGTGAACCTTGGGCTGTAGAGCGTTACAGCGATCGCTAGTAGTTAGCTACTGAGAAGGGCGAGTGCTGGTATATTTCACCTGAGTAGGCTAGCCTAAAAGTGAAAATAGCATCACTGATTGGCAGCTATGGCGATCGCTACAGCAACCAAGATCTTTTTACCCCCAAAGCTACCGTTCTTAGAAGCAATTTGCTGGCAGACCGAAGATGTTTATCGGTTGACCCTAGAGCAAATGCTAAGCCGTTATGAGCGAGGTTGGAAATACCGTACGCTCTTTAATAATCTTGAGGATGAAGAGCTAGAATTCCTGAGGGAACTTGCCAAGCACTATCACTCT
Encoded proteins:
- the rpmF gene encoding 50S ribosomal protein L32, which produces MAVPKKKTSKSKRDMRKATWKRKAALQAQKALSLGKSILTGRSKGFVYPNDEEGEDEES
- a CDS encoding sulfite oxidase-like oxidoreductase — translated: MLGKFFQKPGSEYSDRVPPGQHLTNGFPVLTYGQTPSVDRATWQFRVWGCAKEVTFTWEDFMAMPQSDFTADFHCVTTWSKLDVQWTGVKVLDFMKQVEVDPKAAHIMEHCYGSYTTNIAIEDFLREENFFAHTLFGEPLPADHGGPLRLVVPHLYAWKSAKWINGLEFLDKEELGFWERNGYHRRGEPWAVERYSDR